Part of the Nitrososphaerota archaeon genome is shown below.
GATAGATGGCTACATAGTCGACACAGCGTTCACGCTATCGTTTGACGCAAAGTATGATGCACTGGTTAGAGCTGCGGAAACTATGCTCCAAGAAGCGTTAAACGTAGTTAAAGCTGGTGTTAGGGCTGGTGAGGTCGGTAGGGTTATACACGCGGCTGCGCAGCGTCTAGGCTTTAAACCTATTCTGAACCTCTCTGGCCACGCGATCGCGCCATACCTTGTGCACGCCGGGCTTTCCATACCTAATACCTACACCGCTGGCACGCCTCAGCTTAAAGCTGGCCAGATCTACGCTATAGAGCCCTTTGCGACGACGCAAAAAGGTGCTGGTATAGTAGTTAATGGGCCTGTAACTAACATCTTCAGCATAGTAGCTAGAAAACCAGTTGGCGAGCCAGCATTAAACAGGTTTGTCGATGAACTCTGGTCTAGGTTTAGAACTCTGCCGTTCACTTATAGGCAGATAAGAGATCTGGGCGAAGCTGGTTGGTTGGAGCGCGCTGTGAAAGCTTTGATTCAGAAGCGTGTGTTAAGAGGCTACCCTATGTTGGTAGAGGCTCATAACGAGTTTGTCGCTCAAGCTGAGCACACCATCACGCCTGTTGAAAACGGTGTGATTGTTCTTACTCAGTAGGTTTCAGCGGCTCAGCGTAGATCATCGTTATGTACAGGTTGCCGCCGCACTTCTTACACTGCCCATTTCCTTTATACACGTAGTCGCCTACCGTGAAGGAGCGTTTGCTCTTCTCGCCGCAGCTTAAGCACTCCTCTATTGTGTAGACGATCTGCTTACCCCTCTTTTCACCTATGGAAGGTATCATCGTAGCCATTCTCTACTGAGCCACCCCAAGGGTGTTTCCTACGCCTACTATAAGAACGCTATCAGAAGGCTGGGTCTTCTCTTCTATGAGCCTGTAGACGATCTTAATCACCTTCTCAGCAGCCTCAGCAACCTCCTTCCTCATAACAGATATCGCATCAATAAGGGACTGCTTGATAACCACCGCGTAGAGAGGAATATTATGCTTCGTAGCAACCTCCTCGATCTTAAACCGATCAACCCCTATGCCACCAATAGCAGCTCCCACACCCTCAGCTATCTCCCCCGTCTTCTCGCCCTCAAGCTTCAAAGCAGCGTCTATCATAATCACAGCATTTATCTTCACACCCATCTCCTTTATCAACTTCTCGACAGCCGTGCCCGGCTCACCTACATTACCCCCAGGACCAGTCGCTTTGATCAAATAGAGTGTCCTACCTTTGTATTCGGTCTTCGCCAGCAAGGTGTCTCTTGAAATCTCAGTCTTCTCAAGGTTGAGCATCATTCTACCCACAACCATAGGTCCGATGCCGTCACCGATAGGTTGAGACTGTTTGAATGCATCCAATGCGTTAACTAACGCATCTGCTTCCTGAAGTACCATCGGCATAATCATCTGGAGCTGCACAAGAATGTAGATGTTTGAAGTCTTCTTACCCAAGAGGTAGAAGTGTCTAACAAGTTTGTAGATGTAGTT
Proteins encoded:
- a CDS encoding type II methionyl aminopeptidase, which produces MSIAEEYFKAGKIAAEVREKIKSSISIGSRLLDVAEIVEQNIIGRGAQPAFPCNICINSVAAHYTPLPQDDLRVKEGDVVKVDFGVQIDGYIVDTAFTLSFDAKYDALVRAAETMLQEALNVVKAGVRAGEVGRVIHAAAQRLGFKPILNLSGHAIAPYLVHAGLSIPNTYTAGTPQLKAGQIYAIEPFATTQKGAGIVVNGPVTNIFSIVARKPVGEPALNRFVDELWSRFRTLPFTYRQIRDLGEAGWLERAVKALIQKRVLRGYPMLVEAHNEFVAQAEHTITPVENGVIVLTQ
- a CDS encoding DUF1512 domain-containing protein → MPLQVGPGQFGDNTLYLILFYLPFLLFLFYGQRIQAYMILGEVSRALGKLKVMREKSRKEVIDYLVNHLKPKSDPQEQVDQLLEYFTIMPVDLDPAGIVRKIEHVVTIRNDRIRSEIRRLASESDSTKVSTAENILEAASSINYIYKLVRHFYLLGKKTSNIYILVQLQMIMPMVLQEADALVNALDAFKQSQPIGDGIGPMVVGRMMLNLEKTEISRDTLLAKTEYKGRTLYLIKATGPGGNVGEPGTAVEKLIKEMGVKINAVIMIDAALKLEGEKTGEIAEGVGAAIGGIGVDRFKIEEVATKHNIPLYAVVIKQSLIDAISVMRKEVAEAAEKVIKIVYRLIEEKTQPSDSVLIVGVGNTLGVAQ